In the genome of Rhodoplanes sp. Z2-YC6860, one region contains:
- a CDS encoding Bug family tripartite tricarboxylate transporter substrate binding protein, producing the protein MKRRLLFALLCLLTAMLPAAAQDWPTKPVRIIVPFGPGSTPDVVARLIADELQKKLGQPFVIENKPGASGNTGTDAVAKAAPDGNTIGVSIGGPLAINTLLFSKLPYDPKTDIAPITQLVTQPSALVVNSSVKVNSAAELVALIRRESGHFNFGSIGNGSLSHLAMEAIALQSGAKLVHVPYPSSPAAMTAIIRGDVQMGCLPAIAVTPHEASGAVKILAVSTAKRSPYLPQIPTLKEAGIDVDADAWMGMIAPAHTPDALVAKIRLAVVETLGTVAVRDKLATQLMEPVGSTPAEFRARIDSEIDRWAPVIKAADVRVN; encoded by the coding sequence ATGAAGAGACGCCTGCTGTTCGCCCTGCTCTGCCTGCTGACCGCGATGCTTCCGGCCGCGGCGCAGGACTGGCCCACAAAGCCCGTGCGCATCATCGTGCCGTTCGGCCCGGGCTCGACGCCCGATGTGGTCGCACGCCTGATCGCAGATGAGCTGCAAAAGAAACTCGGCCAGCCGTTCGTGATCGAGAACAAGCCCGGCGCCAGCGGCAACACGGGGACCGACGCAGTCGCCAAGGCCGCGCCCGACGGCAACACGATCGGCGTGAGCATCGGCGGGCCGCTCGCCATCAACACGCTGTTGTTCTCGAAACTGCCCTACGACCCCAAGACCGACATCGCGCCGATCACCCAGCTCGTGACCCAGCCGAGCGCGCTCGTGGTTAATTCCTCTGTTAAGGTTAACAGCGCAGCCGAACTGGTCGCGCTGATACGGCGCGAATCCGGCCATTTCAACTTCGGATCGATTGGCAACGGCTCGCTGTCGCACCTCGCCATGGAGGCCATTGCGCTGCAGAGCGGGGCCAAGCTCGTGCATGTCCCCTACCCGTCCTCGCCCGCGGCCATGACGGCGATCATCCGCGGCGACGTGCAAATGGGCTGCCTGCCTGCGATCGCGGTCACTCCGCACGAGGCGTCCGGCGCGGTCAAAATCCTCGCCGTCTCGACCGCGAAGCGCTCGCCTTATTTGCCGCAGATTCCGACGCTGAAAGAGGCCGGAATCGACGTCGATGCCGATGCCTGGATGGGCATGATCGCGCCCGCACACACGCCGGACGCCCTCGTTGCGAAAATTCGGCTTGCGGTGGTAGAAACACTTGGAACTGTTGCGGTTCGTGACAAGCTGGCGACGCAGCTCATGGAACCGGTTGGCAGCACGCCGGCCGAGTTCCGGGCGCGCATCGACAGCGAGATCGACCGCTGGGCGCCGGTGATCAAGGCCGCGGACGTCAGAGTCAACTGA
- a CDS encoding YybH family protein has protein sequence MSQQANAEEGRIKALLEAWAEAVRRHDIGAILAHHDPEMVMFDLPPPLQCKGIEEYKKTWDLFFRYHKPGAAFDFEELNFTAGRDVAFMAAIMRCGPDSSSNPADKDGFLFRLTVGLRKVDGNWRIAHEHHSVPATD, from the coding sequence ATGTCCCAGCAAGCCAACGCCGAAGAAGGCCGGATCAAAGCGCTCCTCGAAGCCTGGGCGGAAGCGGTCCGCCGGCACGACATTGGCGCGATCCTCGCGCATCACGATCCGGAGATGGTGATGTTCGACCTGCCGCCGCCCCTACAGTGCAAGGGCATTGAGGAGTACAAAAAGACCTGGGACCTGTTCTTCCGCTATCACAAGCCCGGTGCGGCCTTCGACTTCGAGGAGCTCAACTTCACCGCGGGCCGGGATGTCGCCTTCATGGCCGCGATCATGCGCTGCGGTCCCGATTCTTCCAGCAATCCGGCGGACAAAGACGGTTTCCTGTTCCGACTGACGGTCGGGCTGCGCAAGGTCGACGGAAACTGGCGCATCGCGCACGAGCATCACTCCGTTCCTGCAACCGACTGA